A DNA window from Rhipicephalus sanguineus isolate Rsan-2018 chromosome 8, BIME_Rsan_1.4, whole genome shotgun sequence contains the following coding sequences:
- the LOC125759411 gene encoding uncharacterized protein LOC125759411 (The sequence of the model RefSeq protein was modified relative to this genomic sequence to represent the inferred CDS: added 78 bases not found in genome assembly), whose protein sequence is MDTRQLSKRQVLQATAKLYDPLGFLTPFSVRAKMLMQKIWIENLKWDDPLPSQHRSAWKDWAEELQHLDNFTINRCYDYNKQAEVKASTVHVFSDASPMAYGAAAYLVTEYSDGSNEASLLMAKGRVAPIKKITLARMELLAATVSVRLASHITENFIRKARSVRFWTDSQIVLCWIKSSKTKDVFVRNRATEIKNKSKNSQWGYVKSDENPADLMTRGVKMQHLLNSELWWKGPTWIRNEKQRPDYDIMIESDNDDNEHDEEIVTSLTTTTSQEKIIDVNRFGSYKKALRVTAWVMRYIGNLRKEAKKGSLTGEELDKAELLLLKQEQKTLQNEVTRINGKMKLCSTDIFEDNQGVLRVQGRLQWSDLTFDEKHPIVLPRESHLSELLVLHAHHVTMHGGVASTLTHLRTKFWIVRGRQMVKYVIKKCIICRKFNSRPMTQETAPLPADRITKTRPFDIMERQFLSAVVDEDTKELPRRGHKGR, encoded by the coding sequence ATGGATACAAGACAACTTTCAAAACGTCAGGTTTTGCAAGCTACGGCAAAGCTATACGACCCTTTAGGTTTTTTGACACCATTTTCTGTTAGAGCAAAGATGTTGATGCAGAAGATTTGGATAGAAAACCTAAAATGGGACGACCCGTTACCGAGCCAGCACCGATCAGCGTGGAAGGATTGGGCAGAGGAGCTTCAGCATCTGGATAACTTCACTATTAACAGATGCTATGACTACAACAAGCAAGCTGAGGTGAAAGCATCAACTGTACACGTTTTCTCAGATGCAAGCCCAATGGCATACGGAGCAGCAGCATATCTCGTAACAGAATACTCAGATGGCAGCAATGAGGCCAGTTTACTCATGGCAAAAGGTAGAGTCGCTCCAATCAAAAAGATTACACTGGCAAGAATGGAGTTGTTGGCCGCCACAGTATCAGTTCGATTGGCCAGTCATATAACTGAGAATTTCATCAGGAAAGCAAGAAGCGTGAGATTCTGGACTGACTCTCAAATTGTGCTTTGCTGGATCAAGTCAAGCAAGACGAAAGATGTGTTTGTTCGCAACCGCGCAACAGAAATCAAGAACAAGTCTAAAAATAGTCAATGGGGTTATGTTAAAAGTGATGAAAATCCTGCGGATTTGATGACAAGGGGCGTGAAGATGCAACATTTACTGAACAGTGAATTATGGTGGAAAGGCCCCACGTGGATCAGGAACGAAAAACAAAGGCCTGATTATGACATCATGATAGAATCGGACAATGATGACAACGAACACGACGAAGAGATCGTGACAAGCCTAACTACCACAACGAGTCAAGAGAAAATAATCGATGTTAACAGGTTCGGATCGTATAAAAAAGCATTGCGAGTTACAGCGTGGGTGATGCGATACATTGGAAATCtaagaaaagaagcgaaaaaaGGTTCGCTAACAGGAGAAGAATTGGACAAGGCAGAACTGTTGCTGTTAAAGCAGGAGCAGAAGACGTTACAAAACGAAGTGACACGAATAAATGGcaagatgaaactgtgcagcacgGACATCTTCGAAGACAATCAAGGCGTCCTAAGAGTGCAAGGGAGGCTTCAATGGAGTGATTTGACCTTTGATGAAAAGCATCCCATTGTTTTGCCAAGGGAAAGTCACTTGTCAGAACTCTTAGTACTGCATGCGCATCACGTTACCATGCACGGTGGCGTTGCATCAACATTGACACACTTAAGGACAAAGTTTTGGATTGTTCGGGGCCGACAGATGGTAAAATACGTTATAAAGAAATGCATCATATGTAGGAAGTTCAATTCCCGACCAATGACGCAAGAAACGGCACCACTTCCAGCTGACAGGATAACGAAGACGAGGCCATTCGACATA